In one Streptomyces sp. NBC_01288 genomic region, the following are encoded:
- a CDS encoding MFS transporter, with product MTTTGRSSVAALDALAEPVERVGRGWTSALSLANGAIWVGWYGPLQILLASQAKDFAPGTGMSKESMLAWVTGAGALVSLVANPLFGALSDRTTARWGRRTPWIVGGAAGGALSLLLLAGAGGVWTMAAGWCLVQLTLNAAFAAVTAAVPDRVPRLQRGSVGGWLGAAQILGVVGGTGLATAAGGIGAGYVACAVFTAVGVLPYVLRYKDLQLPPTERPVWSWQGFFKGFWLSPRRYPDLGWAWLTRFLINLSNALVLLYLLYYLRDRLHYHDPDQGVLILTAVNGLTLLATVVVGGVWSDRVGRRKPFVLWSGVLMAVATAVLAGWQTWPGAVVAAAVLGIGFGVFTSVDFALMTDVLPKAVDRGKDLGVINVANALPQVAAPALAAPIVTYLGGYRVLYLVSAVIGMAGALLVRRIRGVD from the coding sequence ATGACGACGACGGGACGTTCTTCCGTGGCTGCCCTGGATGCCTTGGCCGAGCCCGTCGAACGCGTGGGCCGGGGCTGGACGTCCGCGCTGTCGCTCGCCAACGGGGCGATCTGGGTGGGCTGGTACGGCCCGCTGCAGATCCTGCTGGCCTCGCAGGCGAAGGACTTCGCGCCGGGCACCGGCATGTCCAAGGAGTCGATGCTCGCGTGGGTGACGGGCGCGGGCGCGCTGGTGTCGCTGGTCGCCAATCCGCTCTTCGGCGCGCTGTCCGACCGTACGACGGCGAGGTGGGGCCGCCGTACGCCGTGGATCGTGGGCGGGGCCGCGGGCGGGGCGCTGTCGTTGCTGCTGCTCGCGGGTGCGGGCGGGGTGTGGACGATGGCGGCCGGCTGGTGCCTGGTCCAACTCACCTTGAACGCCGCCTTCGCGGCGGTCACGGCGGCCGTGCCTGACCGGGTGCCGAGGCTCCAACGGGGTTCTGTGGGCGGCTGGTTGGGCGCCGCGCAGATCCTGGGCGTGGTCGGCGGTACGGGGCTGGCGACGGCGGCAGGGGGCATCGGGGCGGGCTACGTGGCGTGCGCGGTGTTCACGGCGGTGGGCGTGCTGCCGTACGTACTCCGGTACAAGGACCTCCAACTCCCGCCCACGGAACGGCCGGTGTGGTCCTGGCAGGGCTTCTTCAAGGGCTTCTGGCTGAGCCCGCGCCGCTACCCGGACCTGGGCTGGGCCTGGCTGACCCGCTTCCTGATCAACCTGAGCAACGCGCTGGTGTTGCTGTACCTCCTCTACTACCTGCGGGACCGCCTGCACTACCACGACCCCGACCAGGGCGTCCTGATCCTCACGGCGGTGAACGGCCTGACGCTGCTGGCCACGGTCGTGGTCGGCGGGGTCTGGTCGGACCGCGTCGGCCGCCGCAAGCCGTTCGTGCTCTGGTCCGGCGTCCTGATGGCGGTCGCGACGGCGGTCCTCGCGGGCTGGCAGACCTGGCCGGGCGCGGTCGTCGCGGCGGCGGTCCTGGGCATCGGCTTCGGCGTCTTCACGTCGGTCGACTTCGCCCTGATGACCGACGTACTCCCGAAGGCCGTGGACCGCGGCAAGGACCTCGGCGTCATCAACGTCGCCAACGCCCTTCCGCAGGTGGCGGCGCCCGCCCTCGCCGCGCCGATCGTGACGTATCTGGGCGGGTACCGGGTGCTGTATCTGGTGTCCGCCGTGATCGGGATGGCGGGGGCGTTGTTGGTGCGGCGGATTCGGGGGGTGGACTGA
- a CDS encoding M4 family metallopeptidase has protein sequence MTTHGGFEPVFCTIIPPHVLDRLAQHEDPALAGPARETLERDAYERTHRRLTTVIGAPTLAAPVVSDKPQRTIYDAKHKQDLPGKKVRAEGSDPGKDATVNRAFAGLGATFELYLNAFNRHSIDGQGLPLNASVHYDVKYDNAFWNGEQMVFGDGDGELFLDFTIPVDVIGHELTHGVTQYTANLTYFGQSGALNESISDVFGSLIKQYTLGQTAADADWLIGAGLLAPRVSGVALRSMKAPGTAYDDDALGKDPQPATMDDFVNTGSDNGGVHINSGIPNHAFYLLADALGGHAWEKAGQIWYDVLTGGELKKDALFADFATLTVAAAKTRFGDGGEELQAVEKAWEQVGVPTT, from the coding sequence ATGACGACTCACGGGGGCTTCGAGCCCGTCTTCTGCACGATCATCCCGCCGCACGTCCTCGACCGACTCGCCCAGCACGAGGACCCCGCGCTCGCCGGTCCCGCCCGCGAGACCCTGGAGCGCGACGCCTACGAGCGCACCCACCGCCGGCTGACCACCGTCATCGGCGCCCCGACCCTCGCCGCGCCGGTCGTGTCCGACAAGCCGCAGCGCACGATCTACGACGCGAAGCACAAGCAGGACCTGCCGGGGAAGAAGGTGCGCGCCGAGGGCTCCGACCCCGGCAAGGACGCCACCGTCAACCGCGCCTTCGCCGGGCTCGGCGCCACCTTCGAGCTGTACCTCAACGCCTTCAACCGCCACTCCATCGACGGCCAGGGCCTGCCGCTCAACGCGTCCGTCCACTACGACGTGAAGTACGACAACGCGTTCTGGAACGGCGAGCAGATGGTGTTCGGCGACGGCGACGGCGAGCTGTTCCTCGACTTCACCATCCCGGTCGACGTCATCGGCCACGAACTCACCCACGGCGTCACGCAGTACACCGCGAACCTGACCTACTTCGGCCAGTCCGGCGCCCTGAACGAGTCGATCTCCGACGTCTTCGGCTCGCTCATCAAGCAGTACACGCTCGGCCAGACCGCCGCCGACGCCGACTGGCTGATCGGCGCGGGCCTCCTCGCCCCGCGCGTCTCGGGCGTCGCCCTGCGCTCCATGAAGGCCCCGGGCACGGCCTACGACGACGACGCCCTCGGCAAGGACCCGCAGCCCGCGACGATGGACGACTTCGTCAACACGGGCAGCGACAACGGCGGCGTGCACATCAACTCCGGCATCCCCAACCACGCCTTCTACCTGCTCGCCGACGCCCTCGGCGGGCACGCCTGGGAGAAGGCGGGCCAGATCTGGTACGACGTCCTGACCGGCGGCGAGCTGAAGAAGGACGCCCTGTTCGCGGACTTCGCGACGCTCACCGTGGCCGCCGCGAAGACGCGGTTCGGGGACGGCGGCGAGGAGTTGCAGGCGGTGGAGAAGGCGTGGGAGCAGGTCGGGGTGCCCACCACCTAG
- a CDS encoding helix-turn-helix transcriptional regulator — MNRAELADFLRRGRARLDPADVGLTAGARRRTPGLRREEVAQLTGMSVDYYTRLEQARGPHPSRQMLTALARALRLTEDERDHLFHLTGEEPPRRGGGSSHLRPGLLLVLDRLHDTPAHVSSDCGEMIAQNAMSRALTGDVFARPPQDRNLLRRFFLNPTAREMFPPEDVPDHARSHVANLRAVAAARPDDPEPAALVAELRSSSEEFARLWEEHEVAVRRQSTKRFRHPLVGLLELDCEILLNQDAHHLLIIHTARPGTESHERLQLLRVIGVQDMTPTA, encoded by the coding sequence GTGAACCGAGCCGAACTCGCCGACTTCCTGCGCCGCGGCCGGGCCCGCCTGGACCCCGCCGACGTGGGCCTCACGGCCGGCGCCCGGCGCCGTACGCCGGGGCTGCGCCGCGAGGAGGTGGCCCAGCTGACGGGCATGTCCGTGGACTACTACACGCGCCTGGAGCAGGCCCGCGGCCCGCACCCGTCCCGCCAGATGCTCACGGCGCTGGCGCGGGCTCTACGACTCACGGAAGACGAGCGCGACCACCTCTTCCACCTCACCGGCGAGGAGCCACCGCGGCGGGGAGGGGGTTCCTCGCACCTACGCCCGGGCCTTCTCCTGGTCCTGGACCGGCTGCACGACACCCCGGCGCACGTGTCGAGCGACTGCGGCGAGATGATCGCGCAGAACGCGATGTCGAGAGCTCTGACGGGTGACGTGTTCGCCCGCCCGCCCCAGGACCGCAACCTGCTCCGGCGTTTCTTCCTGAACCCGACGGCACGGGAGATGTTTCCCCCGGAGGACGTCCCGGACCACGCGCGCTCCCACGTCGCGAACCTACGGGCGGTCGCCGCGGCCCGCCCCGACGACCCCGAGCCGGCCGCGCTGGTGGCCGAACTCCGGTCGTCCAGCGAGGAGTTCGCACGGCTGTGGGAGGAACACGAGGTGGCGGTACGCCGCCAGTCCACGAAGCGCTTCCGCCACCCCCTGGTCGGCCTCCTGGAACTGGACTGCGAGATCCTCCTGAACCAGGACGCGCACCACCTGCTGATCATCCACACGGCCCGCCCCGGCACGGAGTCGCACGAACGGCTCCAACTGCTGCGGGTGATAGGCGTGCAGGACATGACCCCCACCGCCTGA
- a CDS encoding GH1 family beta-glucosidase: MIRRMATDAGNPIPRFPADFLWGVSTSAHQIEGAADEREPSVWDRFEAEPGRIKDGSTAAVACDHYHRHREDVALLTDLGVDAYRFSISWPRVNSPGGLDFYDRLVDDLCTAGVRPVPTLFHWDLPVTQDWLNRDTASHFAEYVSVVADRLGDRVKKWITLNEPAEHTLLGHALGAHAPGKTLLFDALPVAHHQLLAHGLAVRALRAAGATDIGIANSHGPTWPASQEPEDMEAANFYDLLLNRLFADPLLLGEYPSGLGELMPGDVESDLKVISEPIDWYGINYYAPSRVGAPQGAEIEFGGLTLPAELPFSVREIENVPVTDFGWPVVPEGLTELLTTFRDRYGDRLPPVVITENGCSYDGIDDQDRITYLDGHVRALHGALEAGVDVRGYFVWSLLDNFEWAEGYERRFGLVHVDYETQARTPKASYGWFQGMLRAQR, translated from the coding sequence ATGATCCGGCGCATGGCGACTGATGCAGGCAATCCGATACCTCGGTTCCCGGCCGACTTCCTCTGGGGCGTCTCGACTTCGGCCCACCAGATCGAGGGCGCGGCGGACGAACGCGAACCGTCGGTCTGGGACAGGTTCGAGGCCGAGCCGGGCCGGATCAAGGACGGCTCGACGGCGGCGGTGGCCTGCGACCACTACCACCGCCACCGCGAGGACGTGGCCCTCCTGACCGACCTGGGCGTGGACGCGTACCGCTTCTCGATCTCCTGGCCGCGCGTGAACTCCCCCGGCGGCCTCGACTTCTACGACCGCCTCGTCGACGACCTGTGCACGGCGGGCGTCCGTCCGGTCCCGACCCTGTTCCACTGGGATCTCCCGGTCACGCAGGACTGGTTGAACAGGGACACGGCGTCCCACTTCGCGGAGTACGTGTCGGTGGTGGCCGACCGCCTCGGTGACCGGGTGAAGAAGTGGATCACCCTCAACGAGCCCGCGGAACACACCCTGTTGGGCCACGCGCTGGGCGCCCACGCCCCCGGCAAGACGCTCCTGTTCGACGCGCTCCCGGTCGCCCACCACCAACTCCTGGCCCACGGCCTGGCGGTACGGGCGCTGCGCGCGGCCGGTGCCACCGACATCGGGATCGCCAACTCCCACGGCCCGACCTGGCCGGCCTCGCAGGAGCCGGAGGACATGGAGGCGGCCAACTTCTACGACCTCCTCCTGAACCGCCTGTTCGCCGATCCTCTCCTGCTCGGCGAATACCCGTCCGGCTTGGGCGAGTTGATGCCGGGCGACGTGGAATCGGACCTGAAGGTGATCTCCGAGCCGATCGACTGGTACGGGATCAACTACTACGCGCCGAGCAGGGTCGGTGCACCCCAGGGAGCGGAGATCGAGTTCGGCGGTCTGACGCTCCCCGCCGAACTCCCCTTCTCCGTAAGGGAGATCGAGAACGTCCCGGTGACGGACTTCGGCTGGCCGGTGGTCCCCGAGGGCCTCACGGAACTCCTCACCACCTTCCGCGACCGCTACGGCGACCGCCTCCCACCGGTCGTCATCACGGAGAACGGTTGCTCCTACGACGGCATCGACGACCAAGACCGGATCACGTACCTCGACGGCCATGTCCGGGCGCTGCACGGGGCGTTGGAGGCGGGCGTGGACGTGCGCGGGTACTTCGTGTGGTCGCTGCTGGACAACTTCGAGTGGGCGGAGGGCTACGAGCGCCGCTTCGGCCTCGTACACGTGGACTACGAGACACAGGCGCGCACTCCGAAGGCGTCGTACGGCTGGTTCCAGGGCATGCTCCGGGCTCAGAGATGA
- a CDS encoding protealysin inhibitor emfourin, which yields MRIQVRRTGGFGGIQRRGEVDTSTRPDAHEWHALAERAVASGHSAPTTGVPDGFHYEITVDGKTVHTADPRLTDDQRELISRVLKEGA from the coding sequence ATGCGTATTCAAGTACGGCGCACGGGCGGTTTCGGCGGTATCCAGCGCCGCGGCGAGGTCGACACCTCGACGCGGCCCGACGCCCATGAGTGGCACGCGCTGGCCGAACGGGCGGTCGCCTCCGGCCACAGCGCTCCCACGACGGGGGTACCGGACGGCTTCCACTACGAGATCACGGTGGACGGAAAAACGGTGCACACGGCCGACCCCCGGCTCACCGACGATCAACGGGAGCTGATCTCAAGGGTGTTGAAGGAAGGCGCGTGA
- a CDS encoding PIN domain-containing protein, giving the protein MTQLASLVLDSEGLSAWIEEYRKVASIVESAQRSKTDIVVCANTVIEVTHAGTNMPRLNGLLSQVKIEPVTAQAAKAAAKLLKDTGLHGHKYAIDATVAVTALNQPGPAAILTSDVDDLTKLCGGQRVRIVAL; this is encoded by the coding sequence GTGACACAGCTCGCCAGCCTGGTCCTGGATTCCGAAGGCCTGTCCGCCTGGATCGAGGAGTACCGCAAGGTCGCCTCGATCGTCGAATCGGCTCAGCGGAGCAAGACGGACATCGTCGTCTGCGCCAACACCGTCATCGAGGTCACCCATGCGGGTACGAACATGCCCCGGCTGAACGGGCTGCTCTCCCAGGTGAAGATCGAGCCCGTGACCGCGCAGGCCGCCAAAGCCGCCGCGAAACTCCTCAAGGACACCGGGCTGCACGGTCACAAGTACGCGATCGACGCCACCGTCGCAGTCACCGCGCTCAACCAGCCCGGCCCCGCCGCCATCCTCACCTCGGACGTCGACGACCTGACGAAGCTGTGCGGCGGGCAGCGGGTCAGGATCGTCGCCCTGTGA
- a CDS encoding NAD-dependent epimerase/dehydratase family protein — protein MLTLVTGSTGQVGRRFVPRLLAQARPGERVRVLVRDAARAERFADLGAEVVLGDLRDPDALGKAVAGVDAVVNVAASFRGVPDEEAWAVNHAAAVALGQTALASGVRRFVQVSTGLVYGTGRGRPMTEEDESRPGGEMWGAYPDAKATAERELLALDGMDVRVARLPFVYGEGDPHLANSLHWAAHWASNQRLHMGHHADVAQGLLRILHAPGIAGRIYNIADDAPVTAVELHLLNGVEIPAELHERTDPDPWLGIMSTERIRRELGYRPLFPTAWSARDAGVL, from the coding sequence ATGCTGACACTGGTGACAGGCTCGACGGGCCAGGTCGGACGCCGCTTCGTGCCGAGGCTGCTGGCGCAGGCCAGGCCGGGGGAGCGGGTGCGCGTGCTGGTGCGGGACGCGGCCCGCGCCGAACGCTTCGCCGACCTGGGCGCGGAAGTCGTACTCGGAGATCTCCGCGACCCGGACGCCCTCGGCAAGGCGGTCGCCGGCGTGGACGCGGTCGTGAACGTCGCCGCGTCCTTCCGCGGCGTACCGGACGAGGAGGCCTGGGCCGTCAACCACGCGGCGGCGGTCGCCCTGGGACAGACGGCACTCGCCTCCGGCGTACGGCGCTTCGTCCAGGTCAGCACGGGGCTCGTGTACGGCACCGGGCGGGGCCGCCCCATGACCGAGGAGGACGAGAGCCGCCCCGGCGGCGAGATGTGGGGCGCCTACCCCGACGCGAAGGCGACGGCGGAACGGGAGTTGCTCGCCCTGGACGGCATGGACGTCCGCGTCGCCCGACTCCCCTTCGTCTACGGCGAGGGCGACCCCCACCTCGCCAACTCCCTGCACTGGGCCGCCCATTGGGCCTCGAACCAACGCCTCCACATGGGCCACCACGCGGACGTCGCCCAGGGCCTCCTCCGCATCCTGCACGCGCCGGGAATCGCCGGCCGGATCTACAACATCGCCGACGACGCCCCGGTCACCGCGGTCGAACTCCATCTGCTCAACGGCGTCGAGATCCCCGCGGAACTCCACGAACGCACCGACCCCGACCCGTGGTTGGGCATCATGTCCACGGAACGTATCCGCCGCGAACTGGGCTACCGCCCGCTGTTCCCGACGGCGTGGTCGGCACGGGACGCGGGCGTGCTCTGA
- a CDS encoding type II toxin-antitoxin system CcdA family antitoxin, with translation MASKKITITVPEELVEAARELTDNVSGYVAEAFARKIRNDLLAEEVRRYETEHGAFTDEERAEADALLHGEPLPKDRAA, from the coding sequence ATGGCGAGCAAGAAGATCACCATCACCGTGCCCGAGGAGCTCGTGGAGGCCGCGCGCGAGCTCACCGACAACGTCTCCGGCTACGTCGCGGAGGCGTTCGCCCGCAAGATCCGCAACGACCTGCTGGCCGAGGAGGTACGCCGCTACGAGACGGAGCACGGCGCCTTTACCGACGAAGAACGGGCCGAGGCCGACGCCCTGCTCCACGGGGAGCCGCTGCCGAAGGACCGCGCCGCGTGA